A region from the Aegilops tauschii subsp. strangulata cultivar AL8/78 chromosome 5, Aet v6.0, whole genome shotgun sequence genome encodes:
- the LOC109771178 gene encoding B3 domain-containing protein Os11g0156000: MAMHPLSQGHPQAWPWGVAMYTNLHYHHQYEREHLFEKPLTPSDVGKLNRLVIPKQHAERYFPLNGGDSPGEKDLLLSFEDEAGKPWRFRYSYWTSSQSYVLTKGWSRYVKEKQLDAGDIVHFERVRGLGTGDRLFIGCRRRGESAPPPPVRVPPPALNAGEHQPWSPMCYSTSGSYPSSPANSYAYRRSVEQDHSDMLHAGESQREADAKSSTASAPPSRRLRLFGVNLDCGPEPEAEAITPMYGYTHQSPYAAVATVPSYWGSS, translated from the exons ATGGCCATGCACCCTCTCTCTCAGGGGCACCCACAGGCCTGGCCATGGGGGGTAGCCATGTACACGAACCTACACTACCACCACCAGTACGAGAGGGAGCACCTGTTCGAGAAACCCTTGACGCCCAGTGATGTGGGCAAGCTCAACAGGCTGGTGATTCCCAAGCAGCACGCGGAGAGGTACTTCCCCCTGAACGGCGGCGACTCCCCCGGCGAGAAGGACCTGCTCCTGTCTTTCGAGGATGAGGCCGGCAAGCCGTGGCGGTTCCGGTACTCGTACTGGACGAGCAGCCAGAGCTACGTGCTCACCAAGGGCTGGAGCAGGTACGTCAAGGAGAAGCAGCTCGACGCCGGAGACATCGTGCACTTCGAGAGGGTGCGCGGCCTTGGCACAGGCGACCGGCTCTTCATCGGCTGCAGGCGTCGTGGCGAGAGCGCGCCGCCACCACCTGTACGTGTACCTCCGCCCGCTCTGAACGCCGGGGAGCACCAGCCTTGGAGCCCAATGTGTTACAGCACGTCAGGATCATACCCTAGCAGCCCTGCCAATTCCTACGCCTATCGCCGCTCAGTGGAGCAAGATCACAGCGACATGCTGCATGCAG GCGAGTCGCAGAGAGAGGCGGACGCCAAGAGCAGCACGGCATCGGCGCCGCCGTCGAGACGTCTCCGGCTGTTCGGCGTCAACCTCGACTGCGGTCCGGAGCCAGAGGCAGAGGCAATAACGCCAATGTACGGCTACACCCACCAGAGCCCCTACGCTGCAGTGGCCACGGTGCCAAGTTACTG GGGCAGTTCATAA